The nucleotide sequence TATCTCTGCAAAAAAACTCTCTGACGAAACCCAGCTTTCCCTAAGACGCACCTACAAGTACCTGCGCGGCTTAAAAGGCAAAAAACTAATCTTCACCCGAAAAACCCCCAAAACCTACAAGCTAACCCAAAAAGGCGAACGCACCGCCTGGCTGCTAAACGAAATAAACACCTTAGTCAACGAAACCATGTACTTCTCAGAACAATTCATCAAACACAAACAAAACACATAACAAAACACGTTAAAGCCAAAAACAAGATGTAGCGGGGTTTACCCGCCTGGGGCTCCGTGGAAAGGTGCGCCTTCCCATAGGACGCTCCACCATTCTTCTTCAGTTATGGTTTCGCCGTGTACGATGATTTCTAGTACTTTTTTGAGTAGTTCGTGGTGTCGGCGTTCGTCTTGGAGAATCGAGTTGAGTAGGAACGTGACTTTTTTGTTTTCGATGGCGGGGATTTCTTTTTCGAGTTTTTCGATGAGTTCAGTTTCCATGTCTATGTGTTTTTGTACGAGTTCTTTTTGTTTGTCAAGGTTTTCTTGGGTCATGGCTTGGGGGACGGTGGTTAGAAGTGCTAGGGCGGAGCCGTATAGTTGAGCGTGCTTGGTAGAATCCATCGAGATGCCTTTCAAAACTGCCCTCACTGGCGGGTTTTGAATGTCTTTTATGCCTTGGTTTACGGATTCCACAATTTTGTTTTCAGCTTCCATTTGCTGTTTGATGAAACCCAAAAGCTTACTGTCTGCTTGTTTGCTCATGAAATCTATTCCTCACCTAAATAGAGGCTATGCAGACTGAATAAGGGTTTCGGCGACCTTTTTGCCTAGTTCTTTGCATTGGTCAAGGGCTTTTTGGTCTGGTTTGTACTTGGCAAGCACGTGGGGTTCGATGAGTTTCATCTCGAACTTGTTTTTCATGATTTCCAGCACAAGTTTTGGGGCTTCTCCGCTCCAGCCAAACGAGCCAAACGCTGCGCCAACTTTGCCCTTCAAATCCACACCCTGCGCGGCTGCTTCCTCAAACAACGTCTTAATATCAACAGGCATGTCATGATGATACGTAGAAGTACCCACCACCACGCCATCATACAAACCCAACTCTTTCGCCGCCACATAATAATTCATCTCAACATCCACATCGCCCGCAGCTTTCGCGCCTTCCACAACAGCATTAGCCATCTTCTCCGTGTTTCCAGTTCGGCTATAATACAAAACAAGAATTCTCGTCATAACAACCACAAACTAGAACTAAACCACTACAAGAAAATATGAACTTTCCGCCACACCCCGACCCCAAAACATAACCCTGTTCACACCCGAATAGCTATAAACCGCTTAACCTAACCTTACTTTGGCGAGTTGAATTTATCATGGAACATTGGGACTTAATTATTGTAGGTGCAGGTCCTGCTGGTTTGGCGGCTGGAATCTATGGTGCCCGAAGCGGACTTCGAACCCTGCTCCTTGACGAAAAAATAGCTGGCGGAACCGCCGTAGAAGCGCCTCTTGTAGAAAATTATCTTGGCTTTCCTAGCATCAAAGGCTCAGAGTTAGCCGAGAAAATGGTGCTTCACTGCAAGCAAACTGGCGCAGTTATTCATGATTTGGAGGCGGTTTCGTCTTTGGAGCTTGAGGGCGAGAAAAAGATTGTGAAGACCTCGGTTTCTGAGTATTCGGCTGGCGCAGTTATTATCGCTACAGGCTCGAGCTACAAACAGCTTGGGGTAAAGGGCGAGAACGAGTTTCGCGGCAAGGGCGTTAGTTACTGTGGCGTGTGCGACGGCTTTTTCTTTAAGGGCAAACATGTGCTTGTGATTGGCGGCGGAAACTCTGCATGCGCCACCTCTTTGTATCTTTCTGGTTTAGCCTCCCACGTTACCGTTGTCCACCGCAGAGCGGCGTTTCGCGGCGAAAAAGCCCTCGTAAAAGACTTAACCTCCAAAACCAACACAACCGTCCTCTTCGACACCACCGTAAAAGAAATCAAAGGCGATAAAACCGTAAACACCGTTACGCTCTCTGACCTCAAAACCGGAGAAACCCGCGACATATCTGTGGACGGAGTTTTTGTGCAAATCGGCGAAGCCCCAAACAGCCAACTAGCCCAAGACTCAGGCATCCAAGTCAACGAAAGTACACATATAATCATTGATATCAAACAGCAAACCAGCATCCCAGGCGTCTACGCCGCAGGAGACGTAACCAGCCACCCCATCATGCAAATCGGAACCGCCGTCGGACAAGGCATAACCGCCGCCCTACAAGCCTACAGCTACCTAAAACGACCCTACTACAGAAAATAAAGAGTTTTTGGAGACGCCCAGTTAGCGTTTATCTTTTTTCTTCTTTTTTCTCCAAAAAACTAAAACGAGTACAATAATGACTGTTATTGTAGCGGTTAAAGCCGCAATTGTCAGGGTCGGGTCTGCTGGTTCTGTTTTGTTAGCGCCTGTGGGGGTTGGCGTGTTTGTAGGTTGAAGTGTCGGTGTTGAAGTTGCGGTGTTTGTTGGCGTGGCTGTATTGGCGGGTGTTTGTGTCGGATTCTCCGTTGCTGTAGCTGTTGACGTGACGGTTGCTGTCGGGGTAGGAGTTGCTGTAGGTGAGGTTGAGGGTGTGCTTGTCGAAGTGGCTGCGGTTTGGATTTTGCCCTCGTTTATTACGGTAATTGTTCCTTGTGGCTGGTTGAAGTTTGTGGGCGTTGCGGTTAACTCTGTTAGTTCTTGGCTAAGCACGCCTTCTATGAACGGGTCAACAAACGTGATGATACCTTGGTTTCTTAGCAGGGTCACCCCAGCGCCTTGGGTTTTTAGCATCCAACCGTCGCAGTATATATTTCCTTGATTAGTCACGTTCAGGCTGTTTTCTGATTTAAACTGGCTATCTTGTATTTGCATGTGCTGCGTATTTTCGATCCTAGTTGCTGCACTGCTTGTTTCTATATTGCAATTAGTGAACTCCAAGTTTCCCGCGTTTTGCAAAGTTTGCATATCTATCGCTTCACAAGCATCCACTGCGACGTTGCCCCTGTTGGAGTAGTTCCCGCCTGTCAAGGTGCAATGGGTGAGGGTTGTTTGTCCTGTTGTGGTGTGGTTTGAAACGTTGTTTAGGGTGCAGTTTTGCATGGTGCTGCCTGTCCCCGTGTC is from Candidatus Bathyarchaeota archaeon and encodes:
- a CDS encoding ferritin-like domain-containing protein, which encodes MSKQADSKLLGFIKQQMEAENKIVESVNQGIKDIQNPPVRAVLKGISMDSTKHAQLYGSALALLTTVPQAMTQENLDKQKELVQKHIDMETELIEKLEKEIPAIENKKVTFLLNSILQDERRHHELLKKVLEIIVHGETITEEEWWSVLWEGAPFHGAPGG
- a CDS encoding flavodoxin domain-containing protein produces the protein MTRILVLYYSRTGNTEKMANAVVEGAKAAGDVDVEMNYYVAAKELGLYDGVVVGTSTYHHDMPVDIKTLFEEAAAQGVDLKGKVGAAFGSFGWSGEAPKLVLEIMKNKFEMKLIEPHVLAKYKPDQKALDQCKELGKKVAETLIQSA
- a CDS encoding FAD-dependent oxidoreductase, translating into MEHWDLIIVGAGPAGLAAGIYGARSGLRTLLLDEKIAGGTAVEAPLVENYLGFPSIKGSELAEKMVLHCKQTGAVIHDLEAVSSLELEGEKKIVKTSVSEYSAGAVIIATGSSYKQLGVKGENEFRGKGVSYCGVCDGFFFKGKHVLVIGGGNSACATSLYLSGLASHVTVVHRRAAFRGEKALVKDLTSKTNTTVLFDTTVKEIKGDKTVNTVTLSDLKTGETRDISVDGVFVQIGEAPNSQLAQDSGIQVNESTHIIIDIKQQTSIPGVYAAGDVTSHPIMQIGTAVGQGITAALQAYSYLKRPYYRK